CAGCAGTTGATCTTTTTGAGCGAGCACTTCATTTTGCTGTGTTAATGCAGTTTCCTGTTCATTTTTTTTATCAACGGTTTTTAAGCGATCTGCTTCAATCCCCTTTTTTTTCTCATCAATTACTTTTTTGGTGGCATCAAGGGCATCCAATGATTCCTTATCAGCCGCAATAATATATCGGGACATATCCAATTTTGTTATAAAATCTGAAAAATCCGAAGCAGAGAAAACAAATTCCATAATGCTTCCATTACCATACATATATAAGGTACGTAAGCGATCACTCATCGATTCTTCCTGTTCATGTTTTTTTGTTTCAGCAATTTTTAATTCATCTTGTTTTTTTGCGATATCAGCTTCAATCGCCGCCAACTCCCCATTAATTGAATCAATCACGCCATTAATACGGCTGACCTCATCATTAACTTTACTGATTTCATCTTCGATTCCATTGATAGTATTTTGTGCCATATCTACTTGATATTGTGCTTCCGTCCGGCGAGCATTACTTTCTGCTAATTGCTCCGTTAATGAAGCAGCATTAATAGGCGATGTTAGAAAAGCTAAAACTAAAGAACCAGTAACAATACCTGATATAATTTTTTGTTTTTTCATTTTTCCTCTTTCTCACATTCTAACTTTTAGACTTAGTCTATTTGTTACTTCCATGTTATATTTATTATTTTTGTAACGGTTGTATTATACCATAATACACCCTTAATTAAAACAAAAACAATCACCTATTTTAAAAAACCTTTGTCTAATTTATCAATACCTCCGATTCTCAAAATTTGATAATAAAAAACACTCTGAAATCAGAGTGTTGAGGTTGTCAATAAACGACCATACCGACCAAATCTATTGCCTGCCCGCAATTCGTATAGTTGCAATCAAAGCTTCAGCTAAAGATAGCCTTTTCGTTGCAACTGTTTGCCTTGAGGCACACAACATGATCGAACAATTGTCGGTACGACATTATCTTTTTATGGGTATCTTTAACTTTAAACAGTTTGCTTCGCGATTTCAGTTTTTTTGCTGTTCACCGCAACTAGGACAATTGATACCAAACTTCCAACAATCAATGAAACAGCGGCAATTTGCCAGTCAGCTCGTGCTGAAGTCAGGTTTAATGCTTCTCTCATAAATTTTAATGCATATGGCGATAAAAACTGGCCAATCCCAGTCCCACTGACATAGATTGAAATTGCTACCGCGGCAAATTTGGGACTTGCGGCGCTTTTGGCAACAGCCATGGTAATCGCCGGGTTAAACGAACCGAAACCAATCCCGAATATTATCGCTCCAATGATTAACATCGTCATACTGTTGGCAAATACTAAGACGACAAAGGACAATCCAACCATTAGGGCCCCAAAAGAAGCACTATATTGCTTTAATACTTTTGAGATATTCCCATAAATCATTCCCACTACAAAAGCCGAGGCCGTGAAGATCGTCAATACCGTTGCCGACTGGGCCGCATTACCGATCCCATCGGCCGTGATGATCATCGCCAGATTAGTCATAAAACTGAACTGTACTAAATTAAGTAAGGCACACGCAATTGACAATACAAACGTCATCGTCGTCAACTTCTTTTCTTTTCCCCCAGATGCATTGACCTTTTCTACTTTTTTAACCCCGGTATCGGGAAGTTTAAACCAAATAATAAGGGCAATCGGAATGACCAATAAAAAGCCCAGGAACGAATAACGCCAATTATAAGCCGCCAAAATTCCGCCCATCATCTGAAAAACCATCCCGGCTGCTGCACCAACGGCACTTTTAAAGCCCATTATTTTATTAGCCTGATCGCCAGTAAACAAATCAGCAATAACCGCAGAAGCCATTGGAAACACCAACCCATAACCAGCACCAAAAATAACGCGCATGATAATCATGAATTGTAGATCACCGATAAACGCTGAAGGAATCCCACCAACAAAAATAAGAATCATGGCGATTGTAATGATTTTCTTAATGCTTAGATACTGCGTCAGCTTCCCTGATATCAAGGCGAAAAATACCATCATCAGGGATGGAATCGATGCTAATAACTTAACTGTTTCCGGGGCTGCATCTGGAAATGCTTTGGCAATTTCCCCTAAGGCCGGGGTTGTCATACTGGTTGTGTATAGCAATAAAGCAACTGATAAAGCAGCTATCGACACCCATACACTTCCCTTTTTCTGTTCACTCATTTTTCTCTCCCTTAAATTTTTTTGTATTGAATGGTTGCATCTTAGCTCAACCACAGCAATTAATAAAATAATAATCGTGTTTAATATTTATCGATATATTACCATTATTTTGTATATTTGTCACTATTTAATTTAAGTTTTTTTATTATAATCATTGTATTTTATACTTTTTTAAACGTTTAACATACTATATTTTCGTAAATTATTATTTATATTGCTTTAAACGTTAGCATGACTTCTAAAAATAGCGTATCTATATATTTTTATAATCACGTTTAATTTTATTATCATATTCTAAATAAATAATCCTTCCTTAAGACCGCATCTCGAGGCTGTTATCAATCAAAAATCTAAACGATCTTAAGTCCTATCCTTTGGTCTGTTGATAAAAATATCTTAACCTTAACGGAAATGTCCAAATTAATTCACAATTAAATAAAAAGCCAATTCCGGTGTAATGCAACCGGTATTGGCTTTTATAATT
This is a stretch of genomic DNA from Acetobacterium woodii DSM 1030. It encodes these proteins:
- a CDS encoding murein hydrolase activator EnvC family protein gives rise to the protein MKKQKIISGIVTGSLVLAFLTSPINAASLTEQLAESNARRTEAQYQVDMAQNTINGIEDEISKVNDEVSRINGVIDSINGELAAIEADIAKKQDELKIAETKKHEQEESMSDRLRTLYMYGNGSIMEFVFSASDFSDFITKLDMSRYIIAADKESLDALDATKKVIDEKKKGIEADRLKTVDKKNEQETALTQQNEVLAQKDQLLAQNQALLDQYQAIEDAETATSANIEAQLQAYYAEQQAAAEQAAAAAQKSGNEGSDESTGSSGGEAPANTSTPEYSSSYVWPCYGDITSPFGWRIHPIYGDSRFHSGVDIGASSGTPVACAGNGTVISAGWNGGYGNCVIVDIGNGYSAVYGHLSAIYVSSGETVSAGQTVGAVGSTGDSTGPHLHYEIRLYGSPVSPYI
- a CDS encoding MFS transporter, with the protein product MSEQKKGSVWVSIAALSVALLLYTTSMTTPALGEIAKAFPDAAPETVKLLASIPSLMMVFFALISGKLTQYLSIKKIITIAMILIFVGGIPSAFIGDLQFMIIMRVIFGAGYGLVFPMASAVIADLFTGDQANKIMGFKSAVGAAAGMVFQMMGGILAAYNWRYSFLGFLLVIPIALIIWFKLPDTGVKKVEKVNASGGKEKKLTTMTFVLSIACALLNLVQFSFMTNLAMIITADGIGNAAQSATVLTIFTASAFVVGMIYGNISKVLKQYSASFGALMVGLSFVVLVFANSMTMLIIGAIIFGIGFGSFNPAITMAVAKSAASPKFAAVAISIYVSGTGIGQFLSPYALKFMREALNLTSARADWQIAAVSLIVGSLVSIVLVAVNSKKTEIAKQTV